From a single Vibrio tubiashii genomic region:
- a CDS encoding aldo/keto reductase: MQTREIGQSGIHASVIGLGTWAMGGWMWGGTDEKAAIEAIHASLDCGVSLIDTAPAYGLGVSEQLVGKAIKGKRDQVVLATKCGLVWHTDKGNHFFDENGKPVHRYLGADAIHYEVEQSLKRLQTDYLDLYITHWQDPTTPVEETMDALLALKKAGKIRAIGISNANQAELAAYQQCGVVDAVQEKYNLIERQLEENLLPKTIATHVSCLSYSSLAMGLLSGKVSPERTFTGDDQRITDPMFTVENRRWVQQFCQSIEPIARQKNISVAQLVIAATLQQPGITYALCGARNAAQAIENAAAGQVILTHEEVKFIDAKSHEFFGELELA, from the coding sequence ATGCAAACAAGAGAGATTGGACAATCAGGTATTCATGCATCAGTGATCGGCTTAGGCACTTGGGCAATGGGTGGCTGGATGTGGGGCGGCACTGACGAAAAAGCGGCAATTGAAGCCATTCATGCGTCATTGGATTGTGGTGTTTCGCTGATTGATACTGCTCCTGCGTATGGCTTAGGTGTTTCCGAACAGTTGGTAGGCAAAGCCATAAAGGGCAAGCGCGATCAAGTTGTATTGGCGACGAAATGCGGTTTGGTTTGGCACACAGATAAAGGTAATCATTTCTTCGATGAGAATGGCAAACCTGTCCATCGTTACTTAGGCGCAGATGCTATCCACTATGAAGTCGAGCAAAGTTTGAAACGTTTGCAGACAGACTACCTAGACCTATATATCACTCACTGGCAAGACCCAACGACCCCAGTTGAAGAAACGATGGACGCATTACTTGCGTTAAAAAAAGCCGGCAAGATCCGAGCAATAGGGATCAGCAATGCCAATCAAGCGGAATTGGCGGCGTATCAGCAATGCGGCGTCGTGGATGCGGTGCAAGAGAAATACAATCTGATCGAACGACAGCTTGAGGAGAACTTACTACCGAAAACGATCGCAACTCATGTGTCTTGCCTTAGCTATTCTTCTTTAGCTATGGGGCTATTGAGTGGAAAAGTCTCTCCAGAGCGCACATTTACCGGAGATGACCAACGCATCACAGATCCAATGTTTACTGTCGAAAACCGTCGATGGGTACAGCAGTTCTGCCAATCAATTGAACCCATTGCGCGTCAGAAGAATATCTCTGTGGCTCAGTTAGTGATTGCGGCGACATTGCAACAGCCAGGGATCACTTATGCACTATGTGGTGCTCGAAATGCGGCGCAGGCGATAGAGAACGCGGCAGCAGGACAAGTGATACTGACTCATGAAGAAGTCAAATTTATAGATGCTAAATCGCATGAGTTCTTTGGTGAGCTTGAACTGGCGTAG
- a CDS encoding substrate-binding domain-containing protein has product MKSATLNKMLKKGLIATSILVASSFSATTLANERIAFFVSDLSNVFHQSQATEAKRYAKEKYGAEVVIFDGKADSAVMTQNVDQVAAGAFDGASLHIWDGEAATPGVEEALDEKIAMTSFFSPITDTGIPTARSDEATVSFDMGAQMAKAWKEANPDKPIVMVQLGWPNHTEVSSGRTNPFAEGVLSVDPSAKNLGALDASGGQEAAKQIIVDLLTQQPEVNLIYSEASNLTVGTMAGLSQLGRGKFKDGKPVTEIVASVDFDSVEFEQIYDPNSSLKVSMGLPPIETARGRIDLVMDVINNKVASSNDTAQEFFYKAYTISYWTMPQPDAEKWLEAQFGN; this is encoded by the coding sequence ATGAAGTCAGCGACTTTAAACAAGATGCTTAAAAAAGGACTTATTGCTACGAGTATTCTCGTTGCGTCTAGTTTCTCAGCAACAACACTGGCCAATGAACGTATTGCTTTTTTCGTTTCCGACCTTTCCAACGTGTTCCACCAGTCACAAGCGACAGAAGCGAAACGTTATGCGAAAGAGAAGTACGGCGCAGAAGTGGTTATTTTTGATGGCAAAGCAGACTCAGCGGTGATGACGCAGAATGTTGACCAAGTGGCTGCGGGTGCATTTGACGGTGCTTCACTGCATATTTGGGATGGCGAGGCTGCCACCCCTGGCGTAGAAGAAGCGCTAGATGAAAAGATCGCAATGACCTCTTTCTTTAGCCCAATTACCGATACTGGTATCCCAACGGCGCGAAGCGATGAGGCAACCGTCTCTTTTGATATGGGTGCTCAAATGGCGAAAGCATGGAAAGAAGCTAACCCTGATAAACCTATTGTGATGGTTCAGTTGGGCTGGCCTAACCATACAGAAGTAAGCTCTGGTCGCACAAACCCGTTTGCTGAAGGAGTGCTTTCAGTTGACCCAAGCGCGAAGAACCTTGGTGCACTTGATGCAAGTGGCGGTCAAGAAGCAGCCAAACAGATCATTGTTGACCTGCTCACTCAGCAGCCTGAAGTTAACCTTATCTACTCTGAAGCCTCTAACCTGACGGTCGGCACGATGGCAGGTCTTTCTCAACTAGGACGCGGCAAGTTTAAAGATGGCAAACCTGTCACAGAGATTGTCGCGAGTGTGGACTTCGACTCAGTCGAATTCGAGCAGATTTATGATCCAAATTCTAGCTTGAAGGTATCGATGGGCTTACCGCCAATTGAAACAGCTCGCGGACGCATTGACTTAGTCATGGACGTTATCAATAACAAAGTGGCTTCAAGTAACGACACCGCACAAGAGTTCTTCTACAAAGCTTACACCATCTCTTACTGGACAATGCCTCAGCCGGATGCAGAGAAGTGGCTAGAAGCACAGTTTGGCAACTAA
- a CDS encoding ABC transporter permease, whose protein sequence is MSESTKVLSTPPALGGQVAEFIRNYYIYFVLAAIVVFLSSVNLDQYALFERGNFLYKKNVINILRVSAPILVLAGAFTLLMVSGYIDLSVGSTMGLTAVIYAMLAINGVPFIAAFSITVMCGVLLGAFNGLLVVKFNITPVIATLITLSLYKGVALLLVEDGVSAIKSMGDMKMPSWFNDYARDAVLLGLPMAFWVAVGVTALLIILQNRSLLGKYAAATGGNPTAAKLSGIKTGLVVFALYSIVGATASLAGIARASFMSLGDPLSGDGMELTAILVVLIGGTAFSGGEGKVLRSFIGALIIMTLTVGMLTLVPAYYQTLVIGGALLAAAASNHLVSRKQHQS, encoded by the coding sequence ATGTCTGAATCAACAAAAGTATTAAGCACTCCACCAGCCCTAGGTGGTCAGGTTGCTGAATTTATTAGAAATTACTATATCTATTTTGTGTTGGCCGCCATTGTGGTCTTCCTTAGTAGCGTTAACCTCGATCAGTACGCACTGTTTGAACGCGGCAACTTCTTGTACAAGAAAAACGTGATTAACATTCTGCGAGTTTCCGCGCCAATACTGGTTCTGGCTGGTGCCTTTACCTTGCTCATGGTCTCGGGCTACATAGATTTGTCGGTTGGCAGCACAATGGGCTTAACCGCCGTAATCTACGCCATGCTCGCGATTAACGGTGTCCCTTTCATCGCGGCCTTTTCTATCACCGTTATGTGCGGTGTGCTGCTTGGTGCTTTTAATGGACTGTTGGTGGTCAAATTTAACATTACCCCCGTCATCGCCACTCTCATTACATTGAGCCTATACAAGGGCGTTGCTCTGCTATTAGTGGAAGATGGTGTCTCTGCCATCAAATCGATGGGCGATATGAAGATGCCAAGTTGGTTTAACGACTATGCCCGTGATGCTGTCCTACTCGGCTTACCAATGGCATTTTGGGTTGCCGTTGGCGTAACTGCTCTGCTGATTATTCTGCAAAACCGTTCGCTACTTGGTAAGTATGCCGCGGCAACAGGAGGTAACCCGACTGCAGCTAAACTATCTGGTATTAAAACTGGATTGGTTGTGTTTGCTCTCTATTCCATTGTTGGCGCTACTGCCTCATTAGCAGGTATTGCTCGCGCAAGTTTTATGTCTTTAGGTGACCCTTTATCAGGCGATGGTATGGAGCTAACCGCAATTTTGGTTGTGCTGATTGGCGGTACTGCATTTAGTGGCGGTGAAGGAAAAGTGCTGCGCTCGTTTATTGGTGCGTTGATCATCATGACTTTGACCGTCGGTATGCTCACGCTCGTTCCGGCTTACTATCAAACTTTAGTAATAGGTGGCGCACTGCTCGCCGCTGCGGCCTCCAACCATTTGGTTAGCCGCAAGCAACATCAGAGTTAA
- a CDS encoding ABC transporter permease translates to MINTTLGAETSPQHLKNRVSDQMYITMLVAGVAIGLFLVASVFVPNFFQVQNMLNLVTNNWSVIALGVGVSFLLISGNFDLSVGGIVALSGVLSVWFAQAATGGSALSTGLGLPYWLAIIGALLGALAIGGLNALFVVKFKIPSIIVTLGTMMVARGIAQVITEGSQRNTNLPAEFGYLGNLKVFGTSMQFPVLFMLLLLAAAIFIERKTVFGRITYWIGANPEAAKLSGINNAKHITYLYLFSALVAGVVGILLSSEFKSGFSNRGLLMEFDALVIALLGGIAIAGGFGSVIGMFFGAIILAVVTSAATGLTLSPDWQFILKAVAVFLAITAQTWALSLRNK, encoded by the coding sequence ATGATTAACACTACACTGGGTGCTGAGACCTCTCCGCAGCATCTTAAGAATCGAGTCAGCGACCAAATGTACATTACGATGCTGGTTGCCGGCGTCGCTATCGGGCTATTTTTAGTCGCTTCGGTATTTGTACCGAACTTTTTCCAAGTGCAGAACATGCTTAACTTGGTAACCAATAACTGGTCGGTGATTGCACTGGGCGTCGGAGTTTCATTCTTACTTATCTCGGGCAATTTCGACCTTTCCGTCGGCGGCATCGTCGCTTTATCAGGCGTCTTATCAGTTTGGTTCGCCCAAGCTGCGACAGGTGGTTCAGCGCTTTCAACCGGATTAGGCTTACCATACTGGCTAGCCATTATTGGTGCCCTACTTGGAGCCTTAGCCATAGGTGGTTTAAACGCACTGTTCGTGGTTAAGTTTAAAATCCCATCGATCATCGTCACCTTAGGTACCATGATGGTCGCAAGGGGCATTGCTCAAGTGATCACTGAAGGCTCGCAAAGAAACACCAATCTACCCGCTGAATTTGGTTATCTAGGAAACCTCAAGGTGTTTGGCACCTCGATGCAGTTCCCAGTGCTGTTTATGCTGCTTTTGTTAGCTGCGGCGATCTTTATTGAACGCAAAACCGTGTTCGGTCGCATTACCTATTGGATTGGTGCGAACCCAGAAGCGGCCAAGCTTTCCGGTATTAACAACGCTAAGCATATTACCTATCTCTACCTATTTAGCGCACTGGTTGCAGGAGTTGTCGGCATTTTGCTTTCCTCGGAGTTTAAATCTGGTTTCTCTAACCGTGGTTTGCTGATGGAGTTTGATGCTTTGGTCATTGCCCTACTTGGCGGCATTGCCATTGCCGGTGGCTTCGGCTCAGTTATTGGTATGTTCTTCGGCGCGATCATTCTCGCAGTGGTCACCTCCGCGGCTACCGGCCTTACCCTGTCACCTGACTGGCAATTTATCTTGAAAGCCGTCGCGGTCTTTTTAGCAATAACGGCTCAAACCTGGGCTCTATCCCTTAGAAATAAATAG
- a CDS encoding sugar ABC transporter ATP-binding protein produces the protein MNTHNSTSVLSIEGLVKDYPGVRAVNNVSFSIERSTVHCLIGENGAGKSTLVKMITGAIQPTQGTMKVNGKSYTPNGTQSAREAGIATLFQELHVVDELSVLENLTLGMEQSRFGFLIKSDLEQRVIDTLATIEPSIDPYARVSTLGVAQKQIIEIARAASSGANVIIMDEPTAALSEREVERLFTVIRRLQEQQVTVIYISHKLDEILSLGDRVTVMRDGQHIATKPMAEVNGREELIDMMIGRSILHDYTPRDTISDEVFLSAERLNNHRLKNVSFTINKGEIVGFYGLVGAGKTEIARAIFGADKVSGSIKLNGQEVGKSPREAIAAGIALVPEERRTQGLFTNLTIRENIPVMNLPRMSDFGVFRQRDELNAALDYVEKLSIATSSIEKHTEKLSGGNQQKVVIAKCLFSQAKLLLLDEPTRGVDVGAKKEIYDLVKELANQGNSVAVFSTELEEILGVCDRIFVLYDGSLVSEITNGSDVDTNFILNAATGGLQEAV, from the coding sequence TTGAATACTCACAATTCAACTTCTGTTCTCTCAATTGAAGGACTCGTTAAAGACTACCCTGGCGTCAGAGCAGTCAACAACGTCAGCTTTTCAATTGAACGCAGCACAGTCCATTGCTTAATCGGCGAAAATGGCGCGGGAAAATCCACCTTGGTAAAAATGATCACAGGTGCGATTCAACCAACCCAAGGCACAATGAAGGTCAACGGTAAGTCATATACGCCAAACGGTACTCAGAGTGCCCGTGAAGCTGGCATAGCGACTCTGTTTCAAGAGCTACACGTTGTTGACGAACTAAGCGTGCTGGAAAACTTAACTCTGGGTATGGAGCAAAGCCGCTTTGGATTTCTGATTAAATCTGATTTAGAGCAGCGTGTTATTGATACGTTGGCGACTATTGAGCCATCAATCGATCCTTATGCGCGTGTTTCTACCTTAGGGGTCGCGCAAAAACAGATCATCGAAATTGCTCGCGCGGCCTCATCGGGCGCCAATGTCATTATTATGGACGAACCAACAGCAGCGTTATCAGAGCGAGAAGTTGAACGCCTGTTTACCGTCATCCGCAGACTACAAGAACAGCAGGTTACGGTGATCTACATCTCCCATAAGTTGGATGAGATTTTATCACTCGGAGATAGAGTCACTGTGATGCGCGATGGGCAACATATTGCTACCAAGCCAATGGCAGAGGTAAACGGACGCGAAGAGCTGATCGACATGATGATCGGACGAAGTATCCTTCACGACTACACACCACGCGACACCATCAGCGACGAAGTGTTTTTATCCGCTGAGAGACTGAACAACCATAGGCTGAAAAACGTTTCATTTACCATTAACAAAGGTGAGATTGTCGGGTTTTATGGTCTGGTTGGTGCGGGTAAAACAGAAATCGCTCGTGCTATATTTGGCGCAGACAAAGTCTCTGGCTCGATCAAGCTTAACGGTCAAGAAGTAGGAAAATCTCCTAGAGAGGCGATCGCGGCAGGTATTGCTCTCGTCCCTGAAGAGCGCCGCACACAAGGGCTGTTTACCAACTTAACCATTCGCGAAAACATCCCGGTCATGAACTTACCTAGAATGTCAGATTTCGGCGTATTTAGACAACGCGATGAACTCAATGCCGCTCTCGACTATGTCGAAAAACTGTCCATCGCTACCAGTTCAATAGAAAAACACACGGAAAAACTCTCTGGTGGTAACCAGCAAAAGGTGGTCATTGCCAAATGTCTTTTCTCGCAGGCCAAACTACTGCTACTCGATGAGCCTACTCGCGGTGTCGATGTCGGCGCGAAGAAAGAGATCTACGACTTAGTGAAAGAACTCGCCAATCAAGGCAACTCTGTTGCCGTCTTTTCTACCGAACTTGAAGAGATTCTCGGCGTATGCGACCGCATCTTCGTTCTTTATGACGGCTCTTTGGTTTCAGAAATCACTAACGGCTCTGACGTTGACACCAATTTCATTTTGAACGCCGCGACAGGTGGCCTGCAGGAGGCAGTATGA
- a CDS encoding class I fructose-bisphosphate aldolase gives MYLTNKVRMNRLFSNGRCLDVAIDHGVCNEPSFLDGLEDMSSVVGQLVKAKPDAIQMNAGQADLLQTVDGKDKPALVMRIDLGNPYNAERHRHMWALLQNAEQPLIQALQMDAACVVVNLFMLPDEPELFKQCVDNISKVKAECEKYGMPLMIEPLVMQPNTHGQAYMVDGDCEKIVTLVRMARELGADIIKADPTTHADDFHKVVEAARCPVLVRGGGREDIESVFAKARALLDQGALGMVYGRNIYQHPNPSRVVDALMAMIHNDASTEQAMNIYVGDK, from the coding sequence ATGTATTTAACCAATAAAGTGAGGATGAATCGCTTATTCAGCAATGGACGATGTCTCGATGTAGCGATAGATCATGGCGTGTGCAATGAGCCATCGTTTCTCGACGGATTAGAAGATATGTCTTCAGTAGTAGGTCAGCTGGTTAAAGCGAAACCAGATGCCATTCAAATGAACGCAGGCCAAGCCGACTTACTGCAAACCGTCGATGGTAAAGACAAGCCTGCATTGGTTATGCGTATTGACTTGGGTAACCCTTATAACGCTGAGCGTCATCGTCATATGTGGGCGCTGCTACAAAATGCCGAGCAACCGTTGATTCAAGCTTTGCAAATGGACGCGGCGTGTGTGGTGGTTAATTTGTTTATGCTGCCCGACGAACCAGAGCTGTTTAAGCAATGCGTAGACAATATCAGCAAAGTAAAAGCAGAGTGTGAAAAGTATGGTATGCCATTGATGATAGAGCCTTTGGTCATGCAGCCAAATACACACGGTCAAGCTTACATGGTCGATGGTGACTGCGAAAAAATTGTCACGCTAGTGCGTATGGCACGTGAGCTAGGGGCAGATATTATCAAAGCTGACCCAACCACACATGCTGATGATTTCCATAAAGTTGTTGAAGCGGCACGTTGCCCAGTACTTGTACGCGGCGGCGGCAGGGAAGATATTGAATCAGTGTTTGCGAAAGCGAGAGCATTACTCGATCAAGGAGCCTTGGGTATGGTGTATGGCCGCAATATCTATCAGCATCCGAACCCAAGCCGAGTGGTAGATGCGTTGATGGCGATGATTCACAATGATGCCTCTACTGAGCAGGCGATGAATATCTACGTTGGCGATAAGTAA
- a CDS encoding DUF3360 domain-containing protein translates to MSSTLESAHIRTDKPQANEDELSYEQQHKPSSEFESREQYLEHELQIMSPKRWRPNLPFKDYRFEIEDTIPAMAATIGKVVMVGAIAATFAGALGLNEGFVLENVRYELLIASVFIILFSGFLLPTANLAGTHGPLIPLIPIVVAAGGHPMAFGLLIGAFGLLLAISKGGSMLANLTSKGVCGGLLLYLGFVGTVSQVKKLFAWAEGIGMSHIAFVVIFCTIILYALLEHFRKRWLAVPLSCLLGGTLAFAMGAPFSFQTEPGLPHMNPMYWWGEETGWMLGLPTIEHFMVVLPFAILAVAMWSPDFLGHQVFQKISYPKRTEKVHMNIDDTMTTASIRQTFGSLLGGTNFTSSWGTYIVPAAIAKRPIPAGALLTALFCIIAAIWGYPMDLAIWQPVLCVALIVGVFVPLLEAGMEMTREGKTTQSAAIVVFSSALVNPAFGWSLTMLLDNLGLVGCKERSGELSKMSRWVLPSIMFVVLTSVMALVGLLPGVSAIIPSFR, encoded by the coding sequence ATGAGCAGTACTTTAGAGTCCGCACATATAAGAACAGATAAGCCTCAAGCCAATGAGGATGAACTCAGTTATGAACAACAACACAAACCAAGCTCTGAATTTGAGTCCCGAGAGCAGTATCTAGAGCACGAATTGCAAATCATGTCGCCTAAGCGTTGGCGTCCAAACTTGCCGTTTAAAGATTATCGATTTGAGATTGAAGACACCATCCCAGCAATGGCGGCGACCATTGGTAAAGTAGTAATGGTGGGCGCTATTGCAGCAACCTTTGCCGGAGCTCTAGGGCTAAACGAAGGGTTTGTTCTAGAAAATGTTCGTTATGAATTACTTATCGCTTCAGTTTTCATTATTCTTTTCTCTGGCTTTCTATTGCCGACCGCTAACCTCGCAGGTACACACGGTCCACTTATCCCTTTGATTCCGATTGTTGTTGCTGCTGGCGGGCACCCGATGGCCTTTGGCTTGCTGATTGGCGCGTTTGGCTTATTGCTGGCCATCAGTAAAGGTGGCAGCATGTTGGCAAATCTCACCAGTAAAGGTGTGTGTGGCGGCTTGTTGCTCTACCTAGGCTTTGTTGGAACTGTTTCTCAAGTCAAAAAGCTATTCGCTTGGGCTGAAGGAATTGGTATGAGTCACATTGCTTTCGTCGTGATCTTTTGTACCATTATTTTGTACGCGCTATTGGAACATTTCCGTAAGCGTTGGCTAGCAGTGCCTCTTAGTTGCTTGTTGGGTGGCACGTTAGCTTTTGCGATGGGCGCACCGTTTTCTTTCCAAACCGAGCCTGGTTTGCCTCATATGAACCCTATGTATTGGTGGGGAGAAGAGACAGGTTGGATGCTAGGCCTACCGACAATTGAACACTTCATGGTGGTACTGCCGTTTGCTATTTTAGCAGTGGCTATGTGGTCACCAGACTTCTTAGGACATCAGGTTTTTCAAAAAATCAGCTACCCGAAACGTACCGAAAAAGTACACATGAATATTGACGATACCATGACCACGGCTTCAATTCGTCAGACGTTTGGTTCTTTGCTCGGTGGTACTAACTTTACCTCTTCATGGGGTACTTATATCGTACCAGCCGCAATTGCTAAACGCCCTATTCCTGCGGGTGCATTGCTGACGGCTCTGTTTTGCATCATCGCCGCAATTTGGGGCTATCCGATGGATTTGGCTATCTGGCAACCTGTACTTTGTGTTGCGCTAATCGTTGGTGTATTCGTCCCATTGCTAGAAGCTGGCATGGAGATGACGCGCGAAGGGAAAACCACTCAATCCGCCGCAATCGTTGTATTTTCATCAGCGCTAGTAAACCCTGCATTTGGTTGGTCGCTCACTATGCTGTTAGACAACTTAGGTTTAGTCGGTTGTAAAGAACGTAGCGGTGAACTGAGTAAAATGAGTCGTTGGGTGTTGCCTAGCATTATGTTTGTGGTGCTAACCAGTGTGATGGCGTTAGTTGGGCTTCTACCGGGGGTATCAGCGATTATTCCAAGCTTTCGATAA
- a CDS encoding glycerol-3-phosphate dehydrogenase/oxidase, with amino-acid sequence MKNNKTGFDSLETTNEFDVVVIGGGINGISVFRELALQGVKVLMVEKDDFCSKASAAPSRMIHGGLRYLENGEFDLVKEALFERNRLLDNAPHLVAPLETTIPIYSTWSGMFDGLLKFLGLKDRPSQRGSVVIKLGLTLYDWFTKRDQLMPAHKMHSAKSTRQRWPLMGNQVRSSATYFDAWISSPERLAIELIQEGIEAGGIALNYSKVTQFNDGELRLTQRHSGKSVIVRTQHIVNATGAWVDFTNGLLQAPSQYMQGTKGSHIIVDNQQLVDQLDGNMLFYENSEGRVCILFPYFGKVLIGSTDIPVSDPESVKCTAEEIDYILLSLKGVLPELEISRSQIVYQFCGVRPLPSVNTSTTGQIPRSHSIKRDSIGKTKVYSLIGGKWTTFRAFGEEVADELLASLKIERRCSTKQKAIGGGANYPANESEQELYLYRLRESYPYRSMHQLNVWLKRYGTKCEELLRRLDSHCDQPLRSLPDYTVGEINYILQTEFVATTLDVILRRTSIAIEGKLDSQVFDELSELVATHFNWSETEKTADRESAQEVLFNLHGVVLDQPLSHSEAVTRTKIIENEQLVNGEEYVFNQ; translated from the coding sequence ATGAAAAATAATAAGACCGGATTTGACAGTTTAGAAACGACGAATGAGTTTGATGTCGTCGTGATTGGTGGCGGCATCAATGGGATTAGTGTGTTTAGGGAATTGGCATTGCAAGGTGTGAAAGTCTTGATGGTTGAGAAAGATGACTTTTGCTCCAAAGCCAGTGCTGCACCGTCGCGAATGATCCATGGGGGTTTACGTTACCTTGAAAATGGCGAGTTTGATTTAGTGAAAGAGGCGCTGTTTGAACGCAATCGCCTTTTGGACAACGCCCCGCATTTGGTTGCTCCACTGGAAACAACGATACCGATTTACTCCACTTGGTCAGGAATGTTCGATGGGTTGTTAAAGTTCTTAGGTTTGAAAGACCGCCCATCACAGCGGGGCTCAGTGGTGATTAAGCTTGGCTTGACGCTTTATGATTGGTTTACCAAGCGCGATCAGCTTATGCCTGCTCATAAAATGCACTCTGCCAAATCAACGCGTCAGCGCTGGCCGTTAATGGGTAATCAAGTACGCAGTAGTGCGACCTATTTCGATGCCTGGATTAGCTCTCCAGAACGTTTGGCCATTGAGCTTATTCAAGAGGGCATTGAAGCGGGCGGAATTGCGCTCAACTATAGCAAAGTGACCCAATTTAACGATGGCGAATTGCGCCTTACCCAGAGACACTCAGGTAAGTCAGTCATTGTTCGCACTCAGCATATTGTTAATGCGACCGGTGCTTGGGTGGATTTCACTAATGGCTTGCTACAAGCACCTAGCCAATACATGCAAGGTACTAAGGGATCACACATCATTGTCGACAACCAACAGCTCGTCGATCAGCTAGATGGCAACATGCTGTTTTATGAGAACAGCGAAGGGAGAGTGTGCATTTTATTCCCATATTTTGGCAAGGTGCTCATAGGTTCAACGGACATTCCCGTCAGTGATCCGGAATCTGTAAAGTGCACCGCGGAAGAGATTGACTACATTCTACTTTCACTGAAAGGCGTGCTGCCTGAGTTAGAAATTAGCCGTTCACAGATTGTTTATCAGTTTTGTGGCGTGCGTCCTCTGCCGTCGGTCAACACTTCGACGACAGGGCAAATTCCTAGAAGCCATTCAATCAAACGAGACAGCATTGGTAAGACAAAAGTGTACTCGTTGATCGGAGGCAAATGGACAACCTTTAGAGCCTTTGGTGAAGAGGTGGCCGATGAGCTATTGGCATCGCTCAAAATAGAAAGAAGATGCAGTACCAAGCAAAAAGCGATTGGTGGTGGCGCTAATTATCCGGCCAACGAAAGCGAACAAGAGCTCTACCTGTACCGCCTAAGAGAGAGCTACCCATACCGCTCAATGCATCAACTTAACGTCTGGTTGAAGCGTTATGGCACAAAGTGTGAAGAGCTATTACGTCGTTTGGACAGTCATTGTGATCAGCCCTTGCGCTCATTGCCAGACTACACCGTTGGCGAAATCAATTACATCCTACAAACCGAATTTGTCGCCACCACCTTAGATGTCATCTTACGTCGCACCTCGATTGCGATTGAGGGCAAGCTAGATAGCCAAGTATTTGATGAGCTTTCAGAACTAGTGGCAACTCATTTCAATTGGAGTGAGACAGAAAAAACCGCCGACCGCGAAAGCGCCCAAGAGGTGCTGTTTAATCTACACGGAGTCGTGCTGGATCAACCTCTAAGCCACAGCGAAGCGGTTACGCGAACAAAGATTATTGAAAATGAACAACTCGTAAATGGAGAAGAGTATGTATTTAACCAATAA
- a CDS encoding sugar-binding transcriptional regulator — protein sequence MAMSERDDILRQTAKILTLRYMENCSQSDIAKQLGLSTAKVNRVIKQAHDDGLVEITLNLPQERTYTLEQRLLNMFSLKTAVIQPSLSQDEAVVTQQVAQSAGELLIETVKPNSVICISGGKTMSMIVEQIKPMNFPDVKVVPATGGVQGHHFTDVNYLASRLAEKLGGSSTQLHAPLFVDTDEQREMLMEMRSVREVLDIARNADIALVGIGSVASETDSYYDLRSLSGQQFESQISHQCQGEVLAHLYDERGAECAEQINSKLVGLNLTELGNIEHSFGVAATQSKVSAMLAALRGGLINGLVSDEDTIASVLEQAK from the coding sequence ATGGCGATGAGTGAGCGAGACGACATATTAAGGCAGACGGCAAAAATCCTCACACTACGTTATATGGAGAACTGCAGTCAGTCAGATATTGCTAAGCAACTTGGTTTATCGACAGCTAAGGTCAACCGTGTCATTAAGCAAGCTCATGATGATGGTTTAGTTGAAATCACTTTGAACCTTCCGCAAGAACGCACCTACACATTAGAACAACGTCTACTTAATATGTTCTCACTGAAAACTGCGGTTATTCAGCCGAGCCTTAGCCAAGATGAAGCAGTGGTTACCCAACAGGTCGCACAATCTGCAGGTGAGCTACTGATAGAGACGGTTAAGCCAAACAGCGTTATTTGCATAAGTGGCGGTAAAACCATGTCGATGATTGTTGAGCAGATAAAACCGATGAACTTCCCTGATGTAAAGGTGGTTCCTGCAACAGGCGGTGTGCAAGGGCATCACTTTACGGATGTGAATTATCTTGCTTCTCGTTTAGCAGAAAAACTGGGCGGCAGTAGTACTCAGCTCCACGCCCCGCTGTTTGTTGATACTGATGAGCAACGCGAAATGTTAATGGAGATGCGTAGCGTTAGAGAAGTGCTCGACATAGCGCGCAATGCAGATATTGCCTTGGTCGGGATTGGTTCTGTCGCCAGTGAAACAGATAGTTACTACGACTTGCGGTCATTAAGTGGCCAGCAATTTGAGTCTCAAATCAGCCACCAGTGTCAGGGCGAGGTACTCGCGCATTTATATGACGAACGCGGCGCTGAATGCGCAGAGCAGATCAATAGCAAGTTAGTGGGTTTGAATTTAACAGAACTTGGCAATATCGAGCACAGCTTCGGTGTTGCGGCAACTCAGTCGAAGGTGTCAGCAATGCTTGCCGCACTGAGAGGCGGGTTAATTAACGGATTAGTTTCGGACGAAGACACAATAGCCAGTGTTTTAGAACAAGCAAAATAG